The sequence below is a genomic window from Micromonospora aurantiaca ATCC 27029.
CCTGGGCCGGCAGGGCTCACTCGCCGAGGCGCTGGTCGCCGTCGACGCGCTGCTGCGTCGCCGGGTCGTGAAGCTGCCCGTCCTGCGGGCCTACGCCGCCGACCGGCCGGGTTGGCCGGGCGCTCCGCTGCTGCGCGAGGTACTGACGATGGCCGAGCCGTTGAGCGAGTCCCCGATGGAGACGCGGCTGCGGCTGCTCCTCCTCGACGCCGGTCTCGGCCCGCTGACCGCCCAGCACGAGGTGCGCGCCGGCGGACGCTTCGTGGCCCGGGTGGACCTGGCCTGGCCGGCTCTCCGCCTCGCGGTCGAGTACGACGGCGACCACCACCGGGAACGGGCTCACTTCCGGCGGGACGTGGCGCGCCTGAACGCGCTCCGCGCGGCCGGGTGGGTCGTGCTCCGGTTCACCGTCGACGACGTGCTACGCCGGCCCGACGCCACTGTCGCCCTGGTGCGCCAGGCCCTGGCAGAACGTCGCGCCGCCGCGGCAAACCACTGATCCGCACCCGCCGCCCGCCGAACCCCGCCGCGCCCCCGCAGCCCGCAGCCCGCAGCCCGCAGCCCGCAGCTACGAGTCTCGCCCCGCCGCGCCACCGGCCCGGCCACCGCCACCCGCCGCCTGGCCGAGCCGGACCGAGGCGGGCCGAGCCGGGCCAAGCCGGGCCGGGCCGGGCCGCCCGAGACACCACGGGCGTCAGGAGGCCGCCCGCAGACACCTATGGCGTTCCACTCGCGACTGAAACTGGCGACAAGTGGAACGCCATGGGTGTCTCGAGGCCCTCTTGACACCCATACCGTTCCACCCATCGTGAGCGCTGCCTCTGAGTGGAACGCCATGGGTGCCTCCGCGCGGCGGGCGGGCCCCGGTGGGCGCACGCCCGCCGCGCGGGGCAAGCCCCGACGCCGCACGCCGACGAGCGGGCGCACCTGCGACGCGCGGGCGGAACGAACACGGGTGGACCAAACGCGCGGGCGGACCCGACGCGCGAGCGGGCCCAACGCGCGGGCGAGTGCGTCGGCACCGGCAGGGACGATCAGAGGATGGCGTCCAAGGCGGTCAGGTCGTCGTCGGACGGCTGCCACGTCCCGGCTTCGGCATTGGCCTTCACCTGGTCGGGAGTGGTCGCGCCGGCGATCACCGACGTCACGGCGGGACGGGCCGCCAGGCCGCCGATCGCCACCTGGAGCATGCTGATTCCGCGCTCGGCCGCGTACGCCTCGATCGCCTCGATGACGTCCCAGCGCGCGGCGGCCAGCCGCTCGGCGTACCGGCCGCCACCGGCCAGGCGGCTGCCCGCCGGGGGCGCCTCGCCGCGCTTGTACTTGCCGGTGAGCAGCCCGTTGGCGAGCGGGAAGAACGGCAGCATGCCGAGGCCGAACCGCTCGCAGGCGGGGATCACCTCGTCCTCCACCCCGCGCTCCACCAGCGAGTAGTGGTTCTGCGCGGAGATGAACCGGGTACGCCCCTGCGACGACGCGGTCCAGTCGGCGTCGGCGATCTGCCACCCGGCGAAGTTGGAGTTGCCGAGGTAGCGCACCTTGCCGGCGGTCACCAGGTCGTCCAGCGCGGCGAGCGTCTCGTCGATCGGGGTGCCCGGGTCGGGCTCGTGCATCTGGTACAGGTCGATGTGGTCGGTGCCGAGCCGGCACAGCGACGCCTCGACCGCGCGGGCGATGTAGCGGCGGGCGCCCCGGGCGCCGTGGTCCGGCCCGTTCGCGCCGTTCATGTCCATGCCGAACTTGGTGGCCACCACCACGTCGTCGCGGCGGCCCTTGAGCGCCTGGCCGAGCAGTTCCTCGGAGGCACCCTGCGGCTCGCCGTAGATGTCGGCGGTGTCGAAGAAGTTGATCCCGGCATCGAGCGCGGCGTCCACCACCGCCCGGGTGCCGTCGAGGTCGAGTTTGCGGCCGAAGTTGTTGCAGCCGATACCGACAACTGACACCACGAGCCCGGAGTCGCCCAGCCGGCGATAGGTCATCTCACTCACGAGATCCACCCTATGCCCGCTGCCCGGGTGTCATCCGGGCAGCGGCAGCACCTGGTCGGCCAGCGTCCGGGCGGCACCGATCGTCGCCGCCAGTTCCTCAGGGGTACGCCCCACCGCGCCCAGCAGCGCCTGCGCCCGCTCGGCGAAGTCCGGCGGCGCACCGGGCAGGCGCCCGGCGGAGACGATCATGCCCTTCTCGTTGACCAGCCACCGCCCGGCCCGGCCGTGCAGCGCGTGGACCAGCACGCCGACCACCCGGAACAGGCAGCCCGCCACGTAGCCGGCGTCACCCCCTGCGGCGCCCTTCGCGGCGCCGTCGAGCAGCAGCCCGGTCTCCCAGCCACCGGCGACCAGCGCGGCGCCGAGCGCGGGCGGGTAGTCGACGGTCTCGGCCCGCAGCGCGGTCAGCTCACCGGTCGGGTCGCCGAGCACCCGCCCGAGCGCCACCTCCCCGGCGTACGCGTGCGAGTAGAAACCGAGCGGATGCCCGGCCTGCGCCTCGACCGTGTAGCGGCCGGCCCGGCAGTCCGCCCAGACCCGGTGCACCCGGTCCAGGTCGCGGTAGATCCAGTCCACCGCCGCCCCGCCGACGCGCAGCCAGCCGCCCCCGTCGACCCACGGTCCCCAGCCACCCGGGGCGGTGAGGTCCACCGGCCCGTCGGCGATCGAGGCGGCCACCGCGCGCAGCCCGGCCAGGTCCGGCGCGCCCCGGTAGTAGAGGCCCACGTCCCAGTCGGAGTCGGGCCGGTGGTCGCCGCGGGCCCGGCTGCCGCCGAGCGCCACCGCGACCACGCCGTCCACCGCGCACAGCCGGTCGGCCAGGTCCCTGTCGATCACCCCACGTCCCAGACCGGCTCCGGCGTCTCCACCACGTCGCCGTCGCCCCGGAACAGCACGAACCGGTCGAAGGTACGGGTGAACCACCTGTCGTGCGTCACCGCGACCACAGTCCCCTCGAACGCGGTCAGCCCGGCCTCCAGCGCCTCGGCCGAGGCCAGGTCGAGGTTGTCGGTGGGCTCGTCGAGCAGCAGCAGCGTCGCCCCGGACAGCTCCAGCAGCAGCACCAGGAACCGCGCCTGCTGCCCGCCGGAGAGCGTGCCGAACCGCTGGTCGCCCTGGCCGGCCAGCTCGTACCGGGACAGCGCCGCCATCGCGGCGTGCCGGTCCATGCCGGCCCGGTGGTCGTCGCCGCGCCACAGCACCTCGACGAGCGTCTTGCCCATCAGCTCCGGCCGGTCGTGGGTCTGCGAGAAGTGCCCGGGCCGGACCCGTGCGCCGAGGCGGACCACGCCGCCGTGGGCGACAGGTGCGAGCGCGGCGGCGCCGTCCACAGGCGTGTTGCCCGGCTCCGGGTCGGTGCCGCCCCGGGCCAGCAGCCGCAGGAAGTGAGACTTGCCGGTGCCGTTCGCGCCCAGCACCGCGACCCGGTCGCCGTACCAGAGTTCCAGGTCGAACGGGTACGTCAGGCCGTCCAGCTCCAACTGCTCGGCGATCACCGCGCGCTTGCCGGTCCGCCCGCCGGTCAGGCGCATCCGGATGTCCTGGTCCTTCGGGGGTACGGGCGGCGGCCCGGCCTCCTCGAACTTGCGCAACCGGGTCTGCGCGGCCTGGTAGCGGGAGGCCATCCCGTCGTTGTACGCGGCCTTCTGCTTGTACATCAGCATCAGCTCGCGCAGCTTCTGGTGCTCCTCGTCCCAGCGCTTGCGCAGCTCGTCGAGGCGGGCGTGCCGGGCCACCCGTGCCTCGTGCCAGCTCGCGAAGCCGCCCGGGTGCACCCAGGCGCTGCCGCCCTCCACCGCGACGACCCGGTCGGCGGTCTGCGCCAGCAGTTCCCGGTCGTGCGAGACGTAGAGCACGGACTTGCCCGACTCGCGCAGGCGCGCCTCCAGCCAGCGTTTGCCGGGTACGTCGAGGAAGTTGTCCGGCTCGTCGAGCAGCAGCACCTCGTCGGGGCCGCGCAGCAGCAGTTCCAGCGCGAAGCGCTTCTGCTGGCCGCCGGACAGCGTGCGGACCGGCCGTTCCCGGGCGCTGTCCCAGGGCAGGTCGAGCACGATGGTGGCGACGGTGTCGAAGAGGACCTCGGCGTCGTACCCGCCGGTCTCGCCCCAGGCGGCGAGCGCCTCAGCGTACGCGAGCTGGGTCTTGGCGGCGGCGGAGCTGTACTTGCCGCGGACCTCGGCCGCCCGCATGGCCGCCTCGGTCTCGGCGAGCCGCCGCCCGGCGTCGCGCAGCGCCGGCGGCGCCAGCGACAGGGCGAGGTCGGCGAGCGTGGACTCGTCGCCGATCATGCCGATGAACTGCCGCATCACGCCCAGCCCACCGGAGCGGGCGACAGCGCCGGTCTTCACCGGCAGGTCACCGGCGACCATCCGCAGCAGCGTGGTCTTGCCGGCGCCGTTCGGGCCGACCAGCGCCACCTTGGCACCCTCACCGACCCGGAACGACACGTCGCTGAACAGCTCACGCCCGTCCGGGAGGATGTGCCCTACTCCTGCCACGTCCACGTATCCCACGCGGGCATCCTGCCCGAGCCGGGTCGGTGGACGACACCGGATTACCGGGTGACCCGCAGCACCCGGTAGCCCTTCTGGCTGGCGTGCCGCTCGACCGACCAGCCCTGCTCGACCAGCCAGCGGTGCAGCGAGTCGCCGCCGAGGTGCCGGGCGACGACCAGCCAGGCCACGCCGTCCGGGGCGAGGCGGGGCAGCCAGCGCAGCAGCAGGCCGTGCAGTTCCGGCTTGCCGATGTGGATCGGCGGGTTGGACCAGATCTGGCTGAAGGTGACGTCGTCCGGCAGTTCGTCCGGCGCGACGGCGCGTACCCGGTCGGCGGCACCGACCCTTGCCGCGTTGGCGGTGGTGAGGGCGCGGGCGCGCTCGTTGACGTCCACGGCCCAGACGGTGGCCTTCGGCGCGACAGTGGCGAGGACGCAGGTGATCGGGCCGAAGCCACAGCCGATGTCGAGCAGCGCACCGGTGACGTCGGCGGATGGCAGGTCGGCCTTGCGCAGCAGCACGGCGGTGCCCGG
It includes:
- a CDS encoding class I SAM-dependent methyltransferase translates to MTGDHYFTAEPSTPARPREVEFTVAGRDYTLASAGGVFSADRLDPGTAVLLRKADLPSADVTGALLDIGCGFGPITCVLATVAPKATVWAVDVNERARALTTANAARVGAADRVRAVAPDELPDDVTFSQIWSNPPIHIGKPELHGLLLRWLPRLAPDGVAWLVVARHLGGDSLHRWLVEQGWSVERHASQKGYRVLRVTR
- a CDS encoding aldo/keto reductase, whose protein sequence is MDLVSEMTYRRLGDSGLVVSVVGIGCNNFGRKLDLDGTRAVVDAALDAGINFFDTADIYGEPQGASEELLGQALKGRRDDVVVATKFGMDMNGANGPDHGARGARRYIARAVEASLCRLGTDHIDLYQMHEPDPGTPIDETLAALDDLVTAGKVRYLGNSNFAGWQIADADWTASSQGRTRFISAQNHYSLVERGVEDEVIPACERFGLGMLPFFPLANGLLTGKYKRGEAPPAGSRLAGGGRYAERLAAARWDVIEAIEAYAAERGISMLQVAIGGLAARPAVTSVIAGATTPDQVKANAEAGTWQPSDDDLTALDAIL
- a CDS encoding nucleotidyltransferase family protein, which produces MIDRDLADRLCAVDGVVAVALGGSRARGDHRPDSDWDVGLYYRGAPDLAGLRAVAASIADGPVDLTAPGGWGPWVDGGGWLRVGGAAVDWIYRDLDRVHRVWADCRAGRYTVEAQAGHPLGFYSHAYAGEVALGRVLGDPTGELTALRAETVDYPPALGAALVAGGWETGLLLDGAAKGAAGGDAGYVAGCLFRVVGVLVHALHGRAGRWLVNEKGMIVSAGRLPGAPPDFAERAQALLGAVGRTPEELAATIGAARTLADQVLPLPG
- a CDS encoding ABC-F family ATP-binding cassette domain-containing protein, with product MGYVDVAGVGHILPDGRELFSDVSFRVGEGAKVALVGPNGAGKTTLLRMVAGDLPVKTGAVARSGGLGVMRQFIGMIGDESTLADLALSLAPPALRDAGRRLAETEAAMRAAEVRGKYSSAAAKTQLAYAEALAAWGETGGYDAEVLFDTVATIVLDLPWDSARERPVRTLSGGQQKRFALELLLRGPDEVLLLDEPDNFLDVPGKRWLEARLRESGKSVLYVSHDRELLAQTADRVVAVEGGSAWVHPGGFASWHEARVARHARLDELRKRWDEEHQKLRELMLMYKQKAAYNDGMASRYQAAQTRLRKFEEAGPPPVPPKDQDIRMRLTGGRTGKRAVIAEQLELDGLTYPFDLELWYGDRVAVLGANGTGKSHFLRLLARGGTDPEPGNTPVDGAAALAPVAHGGVVRLGARVRPGHFSQTHDRPELMGKTLVEVLWRGDDHRAGMDRHAAMAALSRYELAGQGDQRFGTLSGGQQARFLVLLLELSGATLLLLDEPTDNLDLASAEALEAGLTAFEGTVVAVTHDRWFTRTFDRFVLFRGDGDVVETPEPVWDVG
- a CDS encoding DUF559 domain-containing protein, which codes for MSVPARVPRRLAILPFRGSRAVSEGLLTWTMLRGPTWIRLLPDVYVHRDGHRADDHRMWCEAVALRLPPGAALAGRSAAWLFGTDVLSRDAPVTVLLPSPARMRPHPRLLVTRSPLPESDRTRFAGLPVTTPLRTAFDLGRQGSLAEALVAVDALLRRRVVKLPVLRAYAADRPGWPGAPLLREVLTMAEPLSESPMETRLRLLLLDAGLGPLTAQHEVRAGGRFVARVDLAWPALRLAVEYDGDHHRERAHFRRDVARLNALRAAGWVVLRFTVDDVLRRPDATVALVRQALAERRAAAANH